Genomic window (Candidatus Neomarinimicrobiota bacterium):
ATATCACAGTTATTACGATTTCCGCTTTTTTCTTACTGCTTTTTGCACAATGGCGGAGAGTCAAGATAACGCTGAACTCCATTTTTGGGGGAACGGGCACCTCCGCAAGGAGATTTCGGTCACGAAAAACCTTGAGTCCCGGATCGTCTTCCACGGACCGTATAGACTGCAGGATCTTGAAGGGCAATTCAACAGGGCCAGTGATGTTTTCATACTTCCTTCCAAACCGGGGAGTCGAGCAGAAATCACCTCCCCGATCAAACTGTTTGAATATATGTCGCTCGGCATCCCTGTCGTGGCGGCGGATCTTGGACAGGTTTCCGAAATACTTCAGGACCGCGTGACCGGATATTTGTACGATCCATTGGACGTCAGATCTCTTCAAGAGCTCTTGTGGCATATCGTGAAAAATCCTAAAGAAAGAGTTTCCGTAGGAAAACGTGCAAGGAAAGAACTTGAATCGTCACATACCTGGGAAAAGAGAATGGAATTCCTCATAGATGAGCTGAATCGGCTGAGACGCAGACATGTGCATTTCGCAGGATCGAGGCGATGATTTTTGTTGTCGGGGTAGGTAGATCCGGGACCACCCTGTTGCAGGCGATGCTCAACGCTCACTCGAGAGTTGCGTTTATTCCGGAGATCAATTTTGTTCGCCGTTTTCTGGCGACAAACAAACTCGAGAAGACGATGAAGAAAAAGGGTCGGGATGGGTTGCTTCAGCTTCTCTATCGCGACCGATGGATAAGGAGATTAGATCTTGATCTCACCCAGGTTCTCCCTGATTTCGAGGACAAAAAGGAAGGAATTTCTCTCCGGACCTATCAGTCTCTAGTCGACGCCTATCGGAAGCGGACAAAGAAGGAGAAGATTGGAGATAAGGACCCGCGAAGCGTGGAATATCTGCCGTTGTTGAAGACCCATTTCCCCAATGCAACGGTGATACATATCGTCCGTGACCCGAGAGATGTACTCGTCTCCAAGTTCAAGGCAGCGTGGTCCAAGAACAAATCTATTTTCCGCCACGTTCTGGTGAACAAATTCCAGTTATGGATGGCTCACAAACACGCCGATGTTTTTGGCGATCGATTTCTGGAGGTGAATTACGAGGAGCTGGTTTCAAAGCCGGAAGAAGTATTGGAGAGGATCTGTTTGAGCCTGGGGATCGAATTTGAGGAGAGCATGTTGATGTATCACGAATCGGCGGAAAATCTAGTGACGG
Coding sequences:
- a CDS encoding sulfotransferase; amino-acid sequence: MIFVVGVGRSGTTLLQAMLNAHSRVAFIPEINFVRRFLATNKLEKTMKKKGRDGLLQLLYRDRWIRRLDLDLTQVLPDFEDKKEGISLRTYQSLVDAYRKRTKKEKIGDKDPRSVEYLPLLKTHFPNATVIHIVRDPRDVLVSKFKAAWSKNKSIFRHVLVNKFQLWMAHKHADVFGDRFLEVNYEELVSKPEEVLERICLSLGIEFEESMLMYHESAENLVTDEELQWKREILGPLKPANVGKWKKELTNWQVALVEENVDLAFRHYGYSRSYPAISGIQSLSLKFTTMTVSVLVKTLYTGKCYLRKLY